The DNA window GTTTCAGCCTTTACCTGCTCGGTAAACCGAAATGGCAAGTTCGGCCCCTAGAGTGGATTGGTGACGGCTATTGTTCCGTAAAAGACCTGCACCGGAGGGTGCAGGGACGAGTTTCGCTATTTTTAATCGCTTCAATAGAACTGTTTATACGCGATTAAAAATAGTGAAACCCCATTCTCGAATTACGAGACCATCCGGGGATGTGACTGTTATTTTACAACTTCCATTACAGGTACGGTTTGCAAAAACAAACTTTTTGGTTGTTGATCCCAAACTCTCAAAGGAGCTGCACACTCTTTGATGTTGTTTATACGGAAATACCAGAAAATCCGAAATAGAGTAGGGAGCGGAAGCCGAAAAGCTGGAGAGTAGGCGTAAAGTATTTAATACATTAATACAATGAAAAAAATAATCTTAAGAATTGTATTCATATGCAATATCTTAGTTGTAAATTCAGCTATGGCTCAATGGGTTCAACAAGCAGATTTTGGAGGTGGTAAAATTTATGATGCAGCTTCTTTTGTTATCGGAAATTATGCATATGTAGCTACCGGTTCTAATAACACATCTTATGGTAAAGGGGTACAGCGATTTATGTATAGGTACGACCCTTCTTCTGATGTATGGAAAAGGATGGCTGATTTACCGCCTGCTGGTGCAGCAACATTTCAAGCTGTAGGATTTGCCATAGGAGAAAAAGGGTATGTTTGCGGAGGTGTTAAAAATGCTGCGCTTTGGGAATATGATCCTGCAACTAATCTTTGGTATCAAAAAATAAATTGCCCGCGTGTGATTGAAGAAGGCATTGGATTTGCAATATCCTCAAAAGCTTATGCAGGATTAGGAGGAGCATCTAGTATTGACTATAAAAATGATTTTTATGAGTATGATCCATCAAAAAACAAATGGACACAACTAAATGATTTTCCAGGAGCTCCAAGACGAGGTAGTATCGGATTTTCAATGGATGGAAAAGGATATGCAGGACTCGGGTATAAAGACATAGGATCGTATAATAAAGGCTATTTTAAAGATCTTTGGGAATATGATCCATTAACAGATGATTGGATTCGTTTACCAGACTTTCCTGGAGAAGCCAGACAAGATGCAATAGGCTTTGGTATAAATGGTGCTATTTATGTTGGCATGGGGGGTATTAATGACTTTTATAAATATGATTTAAAAACTAAAGAGTGGTCAACTTTAAAATATATTCCGGGAAATTATAGAGTATATGCATTTTCATTTTGTATTGGTTCTAGTATTTATTATGGTGGAGGTATGTCTCCAAATCTAGCATCTGATATGTGGAAATATTCCACAGGGAGTGTCACTTCTATAGCAAAAAAACCTAAAATAGAGGATTTCAAATGTTTCCCTAATCCTGTAATTAATGACTTCCGAATCAGTGGTATCGAAGGAATGGTTACGATCATGTTTACGGATTTAAATGGTAAGGTATTGCTAACAAAACAAGTAATAGGCAATGAAACTATATCAGTAAATAATCTCCCTAAAGGTATATATATCGTAAAGATTATAACTTCCGAAGGAGTAATAGCAGGAAAGTTGGTGAAGAAATAATATGGTTTCTTAATTAAGAAGAGGAAATGGAAAATATCTGTAGAGATACGATTTGTGGAATGCAATCAATGGCAATATGTGAAACAAACGCTTTTAATAATCAGTGCTTGCCGGTTAAAAGTAGGTAAACTATAAAAATAGATAAAATTATGAGAGTTAATTATTAATGATGCTACTCGTATAGCAAATATCCAGAAGATAATGCCTAAGGCTTTGAAATATTATAAGAAGTAGATTCTAAAAAATATGGAATTAATAGTTCTGCTTCACAAAGTTGTAGAGCTCCTCAAAACTATCAGTTTGAGTCTTCTGGAACATGTTTAAAGCTATTGCTGCGCAGGCTTCTGCATCGGCCAGTGCATGGTGATGCTGTTTTAAATCGTATCCGCAATGTTCAGATACAGTATGTAATTGATGATTTATCAATCCTTTGTGCATTTTGCGAGATAAACGGCAAGTGCAGTAGAATTGATAGTCGGGATAGGAAAGACCATACAGATTGAATACAGCTTTTAAACAACCTTCATCGAAAGGACTATTGTGAGCAACCAAAGGTAATCCGTTAACTTCAGGACCTATTTGACTCCATACGTCTGGAAAATCCGGCGCATTTTTGGTATCATCAAATACCATTCCGTGAACTTGCGTTGTCCAGTGAGTATAAAAATTGGGGCGTGGACGAATCAGGCTATGAAAACGGTTG is part of the uncultured Bacteroides sp. genome and encodes:
- a CDS encoding 3'-5' exonuclease, whose translation is MEPFAAIDFETANGQRTSVCSVGVIIVDNGEITNRFHSLIRPRPNFYTHWTTQVHGMVFDDTKNAPDFPDVWSQIGPEVNGLPLVAHNSPFDEGCLKAVFNLYGLSYPDYQFYCTCRLSRKMHKGLINHQLHTVSEHCGYDLKQHHHALADAEACAAIALNMFQKTQTDSFEELYNFVKQNY
- a CDS encoding kelch repeat-containing protein; this encodes MKKIILRIVFICNILVVNSAMAQWVQQADFGGGKIYDAASFVIGNYAYVATGSNNTSYGKGVQRFMYRYDPSSDVWKRMADLPPAGAATFQAVGFAIGEKGYVCGGVKNAALWEYDPATNLWYQKINCPRVIEEGIGFAISSKAYAGLGGASSIDYKNDFYEYDPSKNKWTQLNDFPGAPRRGSIGFSMDGKGYAGLGYKDIGSYNKGYFKDLWEYDPLTDDWIRLPDFPGEARQDAIGFGINGAIYVGMGGINDFYKYDLKTKEWSTLKYIPGNYRVYAFSFCIGSSIYYGGGMSPNLASDMWKYSTGSVTSIAKKPKIEDFKCFPNPVINDFRISGIEGMVTIMFTDLNGKVLLTKQVIGNETISVNNLPKGIYIVKIITSEGVIAGKLVKK